Genomic DNA from Alistipes indistinctus YIT 12060:
GAGTGCGCCCGAACCCAGCACGAGCACCTTAGAGAGTTGTTTCTTCACAAGTAGGAAATTTTATCTGTTAATGCGGTTGATTGTCTTCCGGAGGATCTACCTCTGAGGTAGGTATTTCATCGGGCGAAGGTACGAAATATATTTGAGAATCGGGGCGTGGTGCGATTGTTGTTTGTTGAAAAATAAAATTAATGTTAAGTTTGATTCCCAGGGACAATATAGATCGCCGTCCCCGCGTTTAAATTGCGAATATAAGATTGTCGTATCATCAAATTAATTAATATTATTATGAAAAAGAAAGCTCTGATCCTCATGTCGTTTTTCGCAATGGCCATGACCGTTGCCCTGGCTCAGAACCCCGATAAGGGAAATGGGACATGTCCGAAGGCCAAAACCGAATGTTGCGCCAAATCCTGCGCGGATAAAAAATGTGATCTTGCCTGCACGAAGGACGGCAAGAAAGCCTGTGTCAAAACCGGGGACTGCAAAGCAACCTGCCAGAGTAAATGTACGAATGGGAATGCAAAAAAATAGCGGATTTCCACTAAATGAAATATCGCGCGGTGTGCATTTGCACACCGCGCGTTGTTTTGGCTCGTTGTTTTGGATATGAAGCCTGACCAAGAAATGAGGTCGTTTTAAGTTTTTAGACTGCATGATGAAATAGGCTGCGCAGCCTATTTCATTCCTGCTTAGCCCAGCGGCAGGATTTGCTCTTCACAAAGGGTCAATTTCTCGATTCCGTCAGCTGTGACGGCAAAGGTATTCTCAATTCCTACAGCTCCGGTCTCCGGGATGACGAACTTGGGTTCCAGCGCGAAGACCATTCCCTCGGCGAGAATGTCGCGTGAACGCGGTGCCAGCACGGGCGATTCGTTGATCTCGATACCGATTCCGTGGCCGATGAAACCCGCCTTCTGGCGGTGTCCCATGAAATAGTCGCCAAGGCCGGCTTCCTGCGCGATTTCGATGGCCATGTTGTACAAATCTTTGGCAGGTACTCCCGGCCGGGCTGCTTCGGCGATGCTGCGCTGAATCTCGATCGAGGTTTCGTGTGCCTTGTAGGCCAATTCCTGTAAATCCCCTATGGCGAAAGTGCGGGTCATGTCGGTCATGTAGCCGGTGAAGTTGCCGCCCAGGTCGACCATGACGCTCATCCTCTCTTCGAGCATGGTGCCGTTGCAGCCTACCGGCAACGAATCATCGAGTCCGGCCCCGCCCATCGCGAAGTCATACGGCGAAGGATTATCCGCATTGTCCCCGGCGATTACGCTACCCATGAAAATCTCCATGCTCTGGCCGAAAATGCGGAAGATGCCGAGCGATCCCAGCAGGCGGCTTTCCCGTTCGATCTCGACCGACAGGTCGAGGTCGGTCATCCCTTTTTTATATAACGAGGGAATTTTGGCGTAAACTTCCGCATGCAGGATACCTGAACGGCGAATCTGTCCGATCTCGTAAGGGGTTTTAATACTGCGCACGCTGCGGAGCACAGCAGTGCCGTTTTTGATCGTTGCCGGTTTGAAAATGGCTTCGTAGCGCAGGAATTCGTTGTGAGTGATCGAATCGTTTTCGAGCATCAGCGTTTGCGGAAATGGAAGCCCCTGCTCGCGCAGGTAGTCGCCGATCTCTTCCGGTTTGCGGATGTACACGATGTTGTCGCCGTCGAGTCCTACCGGCCGACGAACGAAAAAGAGCGGTTCCCTGTCCGCAGGCAGGTAACAATAACCGCTGAATACGCGACCGGATACATAATAAAGATTGACATTATCGGTAACTAGCATTGCATCTGCCCCTTGCTGGAGCATGGATTTACGGATCCGCTCCCAGCGCTGGGAGAATTCGTCGGCAAGAACGGAAGGATGGATCATGGATGTTGTTGCGTTGTGAAGGTTATTTATTGGTCTGTCTGTCGAAAAATGGATTTTTGGAGCTGATGCTTAGTGGAAGGGCAAATACGGAGCGGCATCCCGGCAATAGTCCCAGTTTACGGGCAGCGTAGCCTGCCGAAAACATGATGCGGTTATCGATATGCAGCTCGGCGGCGGTCGCGGCCATCGATCCGAGTGCAATACCTAAATCGACCGAATTCAGTGCACAGGGAGCATCGGCATTTCCCCCTTTGGCGATACAGGTCGCATAGCCGCAATACCCGCAATTGAGTCCCATCGGCGAGGTGCGCGATCCGACCAGGATTACTGCTTCGGCCAGCTCGATATTGTCGGCATCGCGCAGGAAAAATTTCAGTCCGGTCTCCTCGGCTGATACCCGCAGTGCACCGGCTACCTCGAGAATCGAGTTTTGGGTCAGTGCGACAATTTCGATATTGTCTATCCCCTTGCCTTTGGGGGCGGTGCGTCCGGCAGTCATGATCTGGCGGGCGGCATCCACGATGTAGTCGTGTCGGCTCTCTCTTTCGTCTATCACCATCGCTTTATAGGATTAAAGTGTTTGTTGCGCCAATTGGTGTAGCTGCTCTTCTGTGAGCCTGAAAACGGTCCATTCATCCATCGGAACCGCCCCCAGCGATTTGTAAAATGCGATCGAGGGGGCATTCCAGTCGAGCACCACCCATTCCATCCGGCGGCATTGCCTTTGGACGGCGATCCGGGTCAGGTGCAGCAGCAATGCTTTGCCGTAACCTTTCCCCCGGTGCTCCCGGTCGACGAAAAGGTCCTCAAGATATAGGCCACGTTGTCCGCGGAAGGTGGAAAAATTATGAAAAAACAGGGCGAATCCTACCGGAATCCCGTTTTCTTCTCCGATTACCACTTCAGCCTGCCGTTCGTCGAACAAAGCCCGGCGCAGGGCCTCTTCCGAAGTATCCACTTCGCTTTCCAGCTTTTCGTAACGTGCCATTTTCAGGATAAACCCGTAGATCAATCCGGTGTCCTGCGGAGTTGCATTGCGTATTGTGAATGTGCCCATATCAGGTATGTTTTACAAATAATCTTTTTACAAAAGGGATGGAACCTCCGTTCTCGGCCACATAAACGCCTCCGAGAATCATCATGGCGCCGGTCAGCGCCACGGGTGTGATCCGTTCGTGCAGCAACAGCGCCGAAGAGATCATTGTAACCAACGGAACGAGGTAAATGTAATTGCTGGTGGCCAGGGTGCCCAGGTGTTTGACTGCAGCGTTCCACACTGCAAAACAAAACAGCGATGCGACCAGGCCGAGAAAAAGCAAATTGCTGAATACCATCGGGCGGAGCAGTATCGCTGTATCCGTGGTCAGTGGACGAATCAGAAAGACCGGCAGCAGGGTCAGCACGCCATAGAAAAAAACTTTGCGGGTGATATATAGCGTATTGTATTTGCCGTCGAGTTTTTTCAGGAAAATGTTGTAAAACGCCCAGGTCAGCGCTGCGGTGAAACTGAGCAAATCGCCCAACGGGTGTACCTGCAGGATGACACTGCCGTTATAAACGACGCACGCCACGCCGAGCAGTGCGATGAACGATCCTGCGATCAGGCTGTTGCGCAAACGTCCGGATTTGAGCAACAAGCGTGTCAGGATGACGGTCAAAATCGG
This window encodes:
- a CDS encoding invasion associated locus B family protein, with product MQSKNLKRPHFLVRLHIQNNEPKQRAVCKCTPRDISFSGNPLFFCIPIRTFTLAGCFAVPGFDTGFLAVLRAGKITFFIRAGFGATFGFGLRTCPISLIGVLSQGNGHGHCEKRHEDQSFLFHNNIN
- a CDS encoding M24 family metallopeptidase; protein product: MIHPSVLADEFSQRWERIRKSMLQQGADAMLVTDNVNLYYVSGRVFSGYCYLPADREPLFFVRRPVGLDGDNIVYIRKPEEIGDYLREQGLPFPQTLMLENDSITHNEFLRYEAIFKPATIKNGTAVLRSVRSIKTPYEIGQIRRSGILHAEVYAKIPSLYKKGMTDLDLSVEIERESRLLGSLGIFRIFGQSMEIFMGSVIAGDNADNPSPYDFAMGGAGLDDSLPVGCNGTMLEERMSVMVDLGGNFTGYMTDMTRTFAIGDLQELAYKAHETSIEIQRSIAEAARPGVPAKDLYNMAIEIAQEAGLGDYFMGHRQKAGFIGHGIGIEINESPVLAPRSRDILAEGMVFALEPKFVIPETGAVGIENTFAVTADGIEKLTLCEEQILPLG
- a CDS encoding ferredoxin domain-containing protein: MVIDERESRHDYIVDAARQIMTAGRTAPKGKGIDNIEIVALTQNSILEVAGALRVSAEETGLKFFLRDADNIELAEAVILVGSRTSPMGLNCGYCGYATCIAKGGNADAPCALNSVDLGIALGSMAATAAELHIDNRIMFSAGYAARKLGLLPGCRSVFALPLSISSKNPFFDRQTNK
- a CDS encoding GNAT family N-acetyltransferase, which produces MGTFTIRNATPQDTGLIYGFILKMARYEKLESEVDTSEEALRRALFDERQAEVVIGEENGIPVGFALFFHNFSTFRGQRGLYLEDLFVDREHRGKGYGKALLLHLTRIAVQRQCRRMEWVVLDWNAPSIAFYKSLGAVPMDEWTVFRLTEEQLHQLAQQTL
- a CDS encoding DMT family transporter; translated protein: MALAAVVLWGTTFVSTKKLLEAGLTPADIMFYRFLLAYGVMWICSPRIRWPKNWRDELLCVGAGISGGSLYFLTENSALGLTLASNVALLVATAPILTVILTRLLLKSGRLRNSLIAGSFIALLGVACVVYNGSVILQVHPLGDLLSFTAALTWAFYNIFLKKLDGKYNTLYITRKVFFYGVLTLLPVFLIRPLTTDTAILLRPMVFSNLLFLGLVASLFCFAVWNAAVKHLGTLATSNYIYLVPLVTMISSALLLHERITPVALTGAMMILGGVYVAENGGSIPFVKRLFVKHT